Proteins encoded by one window of Nitrincola iocasae:
- a CDS encoding Rpn family recombination-promoting nuclease/putative transposase: protein MANNHHDTGYKELFSHPEFVQQLIEGFAPTEIAQLMDFSTLTLHSGNYITPLFEEKFEDLVWSVEVQWDGSHHEIYLYLLLEFQSTVDNAMPIRLMHYVACFYDHLIKEKATTAGKGLPPVFPIVLYNGKNRWTAKQDIYDMVTPEPPEFLRPFQPHLRYYLVDEGAFSNVELIKRHTALSAVFGIEQASSRDDLQAAVNRIVAIIEQTPNKARLDKVITRWLKRHLFRLGAELGLSSINSLTENQSMLAENLQSWVQKERSEAIREGKIEGMIQGKLEGKLEGKLEGIHEGELKAKHQVATNLIARTEMDDQTIADIAELPVETIAQLRTKASQ from the coding sequence ATGGCCAACAATCACCATGACACCGGCTATAAAGAATTATTTAGCCATCCGGAGTTTGTGCAGCAACTAATCGAAGGCTTTGCACCTACCGAAATTGCGCAGCTAATGGATTTCAGCACACTGACGCTGCACAGTGGCAATTACATCACCCCCTTGTTTGAAGAAAAATTCGAAGACCTGGTTTGGTCAGTCGAAGTGCAATGGGATGGATCACATCACGAGATTTACCTCTACTTGCTGCTAGAGTTCCAATCGACGGTGGATAACGCCATGCCCATCCGGCTGATGCATTATGTAGCCTGCTTCTATGATCATTTGATTAAAGAGAAAGCGACCACAGCAGGCAAAGGCTTGCCGCCAGTTTTTCCCATAGTGCTCTATAATGGGAAAAATCGCTGGACGGCCAAGCAGGATATCTACGACATGGTCACACCCGAGCCTCCAGAATTTTTGCGCCCCTTTCAGCCCCATTTGCGCTATTATTTGGTAGATGAAGGTGCATTCAGTAACGTGGAACTGATTAAGCGTCACACGGCTCTAAGTGCTGTATTTGGAATCGAGCAAGCGAGCAGTCGTGATGATTTACAGGCAGCTGTCAATCGTATCGTAGCGATTATTGAGCAAACCCCTAACAAAGCACGGCTCGATAAAGTCATTACGCGCTGGTTAAAACGGCACTTGTTTAGACTGGGTGCAGAACTTGGTTTAAGCTCCATTAACAGCTTAACGGAGAATCAAAGCATGTTAGCTGAAAATTTACAGAGCTGGGTTCAAAAAGAGCGCTCAGAAGCCATACGTGAAGGCAAAATCGAAGGGATGATCCAAGGTAAACTTGAGGGTAAACTTGAGGGTAAACTGGAAGGCATTCATGAAGGTGAGCTAAAAGCCAAGCACCAGGTAGCAACCAATTTGATTGCTCGCACTGAAATGGATGATCAAACCATCGCTGATATCGCCGAGCTGCCGGTTGAAACCATTGCGCAACTACGTACTAAAGCTAGTCAGTGA
- a CDS encoding flagellar protein FlaG, with product MSVESLGVASTLAPDAAVKRAEPQAPDQSRKAEVVAVRPVEATELSPEMIDATVEKLEDAIDQLNSLMRDGQRTLNFSVEKDLNKVVVKVMDVETEEIIRQFPDEQALKFAKHLEGMMGLLFNDKA from the coding sequence ATGTCAGTGGAAAGTCTTGGAGTAGCATCGACTCTGGCGCCGGATGCCGCGGTAAAACGCGCAGAACCTCAAGCGCCAGACCAATCGCGTAAGGCCGAGGTGGTGGCGGTACGTCCAGTAGAGGCAACTGAATTGTCTCCAGAAATGATCGATGCAACCGTCGAAAAACTGGAAGATGCCATTGATCAGCTCAACAGTTTGATGCGTGATGGTCAGCGTACGTTGAATTTCAGTGTTGAGAAAGACCTGAACAAGGTTGTTGTTAAAGTAATGGATGTGGAAACCGAGGAGATTATTCGTCAGTTTCCTGATGAGCAAGCGCTCAAGTTTGCCAAGCATCTTGAGGGTATGATGGGTTTGTTGTTTAACGATAAAGCCTGA
- the epmB gene encoding EF-P beta-lysylation protein EpmB, whose translation MTQIPFTQVSSWQDELRNAITDPAELLSLLQLPTDLLDAAIQADALFALKVPRPYLARIEKGNPLDPLLLQVLPQYQETQPQPGYTQDPLAEQQANPLPGLIHKYTHRVLLVLSGACAINCRYCFRRHFAYQENQLGKQQWQQILDYLYQHPEVDEVIFSGGDPLATPDTRLQRMIHDLEQIPHLERLRIHTRLPVVIPSRITPALLNTLSSTRLQSLVVLHINHPNEIDASVRQATLLITQQNIPLLNQSVLLKGINDSVSVQKTLSKTLFAAGILPYYLFLFDPVAGAAHFDLPIDQAKNLAAKLQAELPGYLMPRLAVEIPGRASKTLLIPTYDTRNHPE comes from the coding sequence ATGACTCAGATTCCCTTTACACAGGTTAGCAGTTGGCAAGATGAACTGCGTAACGCCATTACCGATCCGGCCGAACTGCTGTCACTTTTGCAGCTGCCAACCGACCTGCTTGACGCCGCTATACAAGCGGACGCACTGTTTGCGCTAAAAGTCCCGCGCCCTTATCTGGCACGTATCGAAAAAGGCAATCCGCTGGATCCGCTACTGCTTCAGGTGTTGCCACAATACCAGGAAACGCAGCCTCAGCCCGGCTACACTCAGGACCCATTGGCTGAGCAGCAGGCCAACCCGTTACCTGGTTTAATCCACAAGTATACGCATAGAGTGTTATTGGTGCTCAGCGGTGCCTGCGCCATCAACTGTCGCTATTGCTTTCGCCGCCACTTTGCCTATCAGGAAAACCAGTTGGGGAAACAACAGTGGCAGCAAATACTCGACTATTTGTACCAGCACCCAGAAGTCGACGAAGTGATTTTCTCCGGTGGCGACCCATTGGCCACGCCAGACACACGACTGCAACGTATGATCCATGACCTGGAGCAGATTCCACACCTGGAGCGTTTACGTATCCACACACGGCTACCGGTTGTCATCCCTTCGCGCATCACACCCGCTTTACTCAATACCCTTTCAAGCACACGCCTGCAAAGTCTTGTGGTGTTACACATTAACCATCCGAATGAGATTGATGCCAGTGTCAGGCAGGCCACCCTGTTGATTACACAGCAGAATATTCCCCTGCTAAACCAGAGTGTTCTGCTAAAAGGGATCAATGACAGTGTCTCTGTTCAAAAAACACTCAGCAAAACCCTTTTCGCCGCTGGCATATTGCCTTATTATCTGTTTTTATTTGACCCTGTGGCGGGCGCCGCGCATTTTGACCTGCCGATAGATCAGGCTAAAAATCTGGCCGCAAAACTTCAGGCCGAGCTTCCAGGCTATCTGATGCCCAGACTGGCTGTAGAGATTCCTGGCAGAGCGTCAAAAACGCTATTGATACCAACATACGACACAAGAAACCACCCGGAGTAA
- a CDS encoding flagellin N-terminal helical domain-containing protein yields MSMVINSNIMSLNAQNQLSKSQSAQQSAMERLTSGKRINGAKDDAAGLAISNRMSSQIRGLDQAVRNANDGISMIQTAEGALEESTNILQRMRELSIQSANGTYSEGNRSTLNAEVKQLVSELDRIAETTSFNGQNILDGSLGKTALQVGSEANQTIEFSIGKMDAKTLGMGSTSADVMGAATTLVADTTALTKDSININGQSILATGETWTGGTDEFGDLIEKINTNVRGVTASTYAETTATSAGTGVLVEGTDTLTITLNKLDGTTAAVSVTGTEDMEGLVAKINEEGGGLLAASVGDDGKLTISAENVAGITMTDVVGATGTLADATASITLTSDDGEAVIVERGSVGDTATLAAFGYRENNDPGVIEGAAAGAGTLASGDVTINGVKVGAGDGATLQDTVNAINAVSSETAVKATAFSSVEIDVSAKTGAHAAADFHLNGEIINSGADIDALVTNINAVSSDTGVTATLEGNYLRLEGDVSQIKFGDATGVSDSGAALAAAIDAGGSVTVADAAGGVKLTSDSGSPISVDVNANGATVTGLLDANTTANGKFGAAVNSIDISTAAGAQKAIGIIDNALDTVNNLRGDLGAVNNRLEFTMNNLSSISQNVSAARSRIEDADFAVESANLSRSQVLQQAGTAMLAQANAQPQQVLSLLQ; encoded by the coding sequence ATGTCTATGGTAATTAATTCAAACATTATGTCGCTGAATGCGCAGAATCAACTGTCTAAATCACAGAGTGCTCAGCAATCAGCGATGGAACGCTTGACCAGTGGTAAACGCATCAACGGTGCTAAAGATGATGCGGCCGGTCTGGCAATTTCTAACCGCATGAGTTCACAGATCCGAGGCCTGGACCAGGCTGTTCGTAACGCCAATGATGGTATCTCCATGATCCAGACCGCTGAAGGCGCACTGGAAGAGTCTACCAACATTCTGCAGCGTATGCGTGAACTGTCCATCCAGTCTGCCAACGGAACCTACTCTGAAGGTAACCGTTCTACATTGAATGCCGAGGTTAAACAGCTGGTCTCCGAGTTGGATCGTATCGCTGAAACCACCTCTTTCAATGGTCAGAATATTCTGGATGGATCTTTGGGTAAAACTGCTCTACAGGTGGGTTCTGAAGCGAACCAGACTATTGAGTTCAGCATAGGTAAAATGGATGCTAAAACTCTCGGTATGGGGTCTACCAGTGCTGATGTAATGGGTGCAGCAACAACCTTGGTTGCCGATACCACCGCACTCACTAAAGACTCTATCAATATCAACGGACAATCTATTCTGGCTACTGGTGAGACCTGGACTGGTGGTACAGATGAATTCGGGGATTTGATTGAAAAAATCAACACCAATGTACGCGGTGTTACAGCCAGCACCTACGCTGAAACAACTGCCACCTCTGCGGGCACAGGTGTGCTGGTTGAAGGTACAGATACACTGACTATCACGCTGAACAAGCTGGATGGTACTACCGCTGCAGTTAGTGTAACCGGCACAGAAGATATGGAAGGCCTGGTTGCTAAGATAAACGAAGAAGGCGGTGGTCTCCTGGCGGCATCTGTTGGCGACGATGGTAAACTTACCATTAGTGCTGAGAATGTTGCTGGCATCACTATGACCGATGTCGTTGGAGCCACGGGTACTTTGGCTGATGCAACCGCATCAATTACCTTGACCTCTGATGATGGCGAAGCGGTTATTGTAGAGCGAGGCTCTGTGGGTGATACCGCGACCTTGGCTGCATTCGGTTACCGTGAGAATAATGATCCGGGTGTCATTGAAGGTGCTGCAGCCGGCGCTGGTACGCTGGCATCTGGTGATGTCACCATCAATGGTGTCAAAGTGGGTGCCGGTGATGGCGCTACGCTTCAGGATACTGTTAATGCTATCAATGCAGTTAGCAGTGAAACCGCTGTTAAAGCGACCGCCTTTAGTTCAGTTGAAATCGATGTGAGTGCCAAAACCGGTGCGCATGCTGCAGCTGATTTTCACCTTAATGGTGAAATTATCAACTCAGGTGCAGATATTGATGCGCTGGTTACCAACATTAACGCGGTATCTAGTGATACTGGTGTGACTGCAACTCTCGAAGGCAATTACTTACGCTTGGAAGGTGATGTTTCGCAGATTAAATTTGGTGATGCTACTGGTGTGTCTGATAGTGGTGCGGCTCTAGCTGCTGCAATCGATGCAGGCGGTTCAGTAACCGTTGCTGATGCAGCTGGCGGTGTTAAATTGACCTCCGATTCAGGTAGCCCAATTAGTGTTGATGTCAATGCTAACGGTGCAACTGTGACAGGTTTGCTTGATGCCAATACAACAGCCAATGGTAAATTCGGTGCCGCTGTAAACAGTATCGATATTTCCACTGCAGCGGGTGCTCAGAAAGCTATCGGTATTATCGATAATGCGCTGGATACCGTAAACAACCTGCGTGGTGACCTGGGTGCGGTGAATAACCGTCTGGAGTTCACCATGAACAACCTGTCCAGTATCTCCCAGAACGTGTCTGCGGCACGTTCACGGATCGAAGATGCTGACTTTGCGGTAGAGTCTGCTAACCTGTCCCGTTCACAGGTTCTGCAGCAGGCCGGTACAGCGATGCTGGCCCAGGCCAATGCTCAGCCGCAGCAGGTGCTGTCACTGCTTCAGTAA
- the flgL gene encoding flagellar hook-associated protein FlgL, whose product MRIATQQQFINAVNNMQRSQSEMARLQEQASSGKRIQRPSDDPVASAQIVKLERELAQFEKFELNIDVTQRRLELQETILTDINTAVDRMRELTLKASSTGTLNDSDRKAIATEIRQMSDYAASLMNTKDSQGEYIFAGSKGFTQPYQQTGDGRYTYEGDGGQRSIQVSSELYLPSNDPGEYLFEAVSRETQVQRLNVENDTVELLPFASREAETRFADAVKNRGDLSFEVYLEPNTPESYGVRLRDSGGEILVDQSIGETTEFPYSFSYEGLNAEINVPQTQDLTFNAQPEVMGISEINLVDQQVAKTFAELYGDITLAFSKDPLPATTTGSYTLTDSDGDPISLGGQTSFPYTDGQPITVGGYELQLDTPATGQAYTLQPSLAGSPLPPLSNVSAVSLADSAQVLTLMNNGSVTDVEVEFDPASGEVLVDGVAYTPAGLNFADNTEFVLNLEAPVGTPSGISLTFIPSEITQGERLTIDLSNQPQAATEIRVTDQQKNLLDIAMDLADLLEQPLTPTTQSEFSENIARALEDFEAAASRNIESRTLLGSRLNALDSVAESNGDFKLFTKSALSSIQDLDYAEALSQFKLTELGLQAAQATFSRVQNLSLFDYLR is encoded by the coding sequence ATGCGTATTGCAACTCAACAACAGTTTATTAACGCTGTTAATAATATGCAGCGAAGCCAGAGTGAAATGGCTCGATTGCAGGAGCAAGCTTCATCAGGTAAACGTATACAGCGTCCTTCCGATGATCCGGTGGCCTCTGCACAGATTGTCAAACTTGAAAGAGAGTTAGCGCAGTTTGAGAAGTTTGAGCTTAATATTGATGTTACTCAGCGTCGTCTTGAGCTGCAGGAGACGATTCTTACTGATATCAATACCGCTGTTGACCGGATGCGAGAGCTGACTCTGAAGGCGTCTTCAACTGGCACCTTGAACGATTCTGATCGCAAAGCTATTGCCACCGAAATTCGGCAGATGAGTGACTATGCGGCCAGCCTGATGAATACCAAAGATTCTCAGGGTGAATATATCTTCGCTGGCAGCAAGGGGTTTACCCAGCCTTATCAGCAAACTGGAGATGGGCGATATACCTATGAAGGTGATGGCGGACAACGCTCCATTCAAGTGTCGTCGGAGCTTTATCTGCCATCTAATGATCCCGGTGAATATTTGTTCGAAGCGGTGAGCCGCGAGACACAGGTGCAGCGGCTTAATGTAGAAAACGACACGGTAGAACTGCTGCCTTTTGCATCACGTGAAGCCGAAACCCGCTTTGCCGATGCGGTGAAGAATCGTGGTGATTTATCCTTTGAGGTTTATCTGGAGCCCAATACGCCTGAGAGTTATGGTGTGCGTCTGCGCGATAGTGGTGGCGAAATACTGGTGGATCAATCGATTGGAGAAACCACTGAGTTTCCTTACAGCTTTAGTTATGAAGGACTAAATGCCGAAATCAATGTGCCACAAACACAGGATTTGACGTTCAACGCCCAGCCTGAAGTCATGGGTATTAGTGAAATTAATTTAGTAGATCAGCAGGTTGCTAAGACTTTTGCTGAGTTGTATGGTGATATCACCTTGGCCTTCTCCAAGGATCCGCTACCTGCAACCACAACCGGTAGCTATACCTTGACCGATAGTGATGGTGATCCGATCAGTTTGGGTGGGCAGACGAGCTTTCCGTATACTGATGGGCAGCCGATTACGGTCGGTGGCTATGAGTTACAACTGGATACACCCGCAACGGGTCAGGCATATACGCTGCAGCCCTCATTGGCAGGTTCACCGTTACCGCCGCTGTCAAATGTCAGTGCTGTGAGTCTGGCGGATAGTGCTCAAGTACTTACTCTGATGAATAACGGCAGTGTTACTGACGTGGAGGTAGAGTTTGATCCTGCTTCAGGCGAAGTGCTGGTGGATGGTGTGGCCTACACACCCGCTGGTTTGAATTTTGCCGATAACACAGAGTTTGTTCTTAATCTGGAGGCGCCCGTTGGCACGCCCAGTGGAATTAGCTTAACCTTTATACCCAGTGAGATCACTCAGGGTGAACGCTTGACGATTGATCTTTCGAATCAGCCACAAGCCGCTACGGAAATACGGGTTACGGATCAGCAGAAAAACCTGCTGGATATAGCCATGGATCTTGCCGATTTGCTGGAGCAGCCGCTTACGCCGACTACCCAGTCAGAATTCAGCGAAAATATTGCGCGTGCTTTGGAGGATTTTGAGGCAGCGGCCAGTCGTAATATCGAATCACGAACCCTGTTGGGATCGCGTTTAAATGCGCTGGACAGTGTGGCTGAGTCCAATGGCGACTTTAAGTTGTTTACCAAGAGTGCCTTATCGTCTATCCAGGATCTGGATTACGCTGAAGCGCTCAGTCAGTTCAAGCTGACTGAGTTGGGGCTGCAGGCGGCACAGGCCACTTTTTCACGGGTGCAGAACCTGAGCCTCTTCGATTATTTACGCTAA
- the fliW gene encoding flagellar assembly protein FliW, with protein MQINTALFGTQEINDNDVITFPQGIPGFENNTQFKVFHEEGKPTVHWLQSVEDPELSFSVMEPQLLKLGYEFILDDTQCQLIDLQEGDDFAVVVMLYKQEGDLAQPGEQVPAYQAIRANLVAPVVINVRSRKALQAVLPKTERITVIRSVQ; from the coding sequence ATGCAAATCAATACCGCCCTGTTCGGTACTCAGGAAATCAACGATAACGACGTTATCACCTTCCCCCAAGGTATCCCCGGGTTTGAAAACAACACACAATTCAAAGTTTTTCATGAAGAAGGCAAGCCCACGGTACATTGGCTGCAGTCGGTAGAAGATCCTGAGCTGTCTTTCTCAGTTATGGAGCCGCAACTGCTGAAACTGGGTTATGAATTTATTCTGGATGACACTCAGTGCCAATTGATCGATCTGCAGGAAGGTGATGATTTTGCCGTGGTAGTGATGCTCTACAAGCAAGAGGGAGATCTGGCACAACCTGGTGAACAGGTGCCAGCATATCAAGCTATACGAGCGAATCTGGTGGCTCCTGTGGTTATCAATGTGCGTAGCCGCAAAGCCTTGCAGGCGGTACTGCCAAAAACAGAACGGATTACTGTAATCCGTTCTGTCCAGTAG
- the fliD gene encoding flagellar filament capping protein FliD: MNNIISSLGAGSGIDTQKLVNDLVEIERQPVEQRLDKKQANLEAQISGYGALKGGLSDFQALLTPLTNPETFSARNVSFTESTAVTPTKVDANAVTGNYQVEVMQLARVQSLSTATIADPNAEVATGTLNIRFGSWDAGLSAFSPNAQKDGLQIDIDSNNNTLEGIRDAINATASGIQASIIPDGGEYRLMLSSPTGETQALEITVEEDAGATGMSLSTLEFNASTQNLLQNQAAQDAKVRINGLEVRRPTNEVSDVIPGLEFSLNRASPDEIINFSITEDKATGEQAVRDFVDGFNDFFKFASTLTGYSRDEDNQLVRGDLATDSIAKSMVTRMRDILVSAVPGVQGDQASLAMLGIQTERDGTLSIDEEVFSKALSDNFELLGSIFATEVSSSSALVEAKLGSYGGSAQPGQYDIQITTQPAKGSLMAGGLDAGLVFPLDTGTGDFSFKMRINGVESGLISLPQNQQYDSADALAIELQTLINADASIQQGRAQVDVSYNTTDNRFEFVSREYGAVSNVGITEASTAMDALGMGQQNGVAGRDVAGTINGVAGFGAGNILLPDLNSPAYGLNFSVAPGVTEATVDYSRGLSGELNRLAQDFLAKDGAVSTRETTLNKQIEGIASDRERLDDRMEKRFLQLQSQFQAMERIISSFQATGDQLDGILDRLPFTAQN, from the coding sequence ATGAATAATATTATCTCGTCGCTCGGTGCCGGTTCCGGTATTGATACGCAAAAGCTGGTCAACGACCTGGTTGAGATAGAGCGTCAGCCCGTTGAGCAGCGCCTCGATAAAAAACAGGCAAACCTGGAAGCACAAATATCCGGTTATGGTGCGCTGAAAGGTGGGCTAAGTGATTTTCAAGCGCTGTTGACACCCCTGACCAATCCGGAAACTTTTTCTGCACGCAATGTGTCTTTTACCGAGAGTACGGCGGTCACCCCGACCAAGGTTGATGCGAATGCTGTCACCGGTAACTATCAGGTCGAGGTGATGCAACTGGCGCGAGTTCAGTCTTTATCGACGGCCACCATTGCTGATCCTAACGCTGAAGTGGCCACGGGCACGTTGAATATTCGTTTCGGTAGCTGGGATGCGGGTTTATCGGCTTTTAGTCCTAATGCACAAAAAGATGGCCTGCAAATCGACATCGACAGCAATAATAATACCCTGGAAGGGATTCGTGATGCGATCAATGCAACGGCTTCCGGCATTCAGGCCTCTATTATTCCTGATGGTGGTGAATATCGTTTAATGCTTTCTTCACCTACGGGTGAAACACAGGCATTGGAAATTACCGTAGAAGAAGATGCCGGTGCAACAGGTATGAGTCTGTCAACACTGGAGTTTAACGCATCCACACAGAACCTGTTACAAAATCAGGCCGCTCAAGATGCTAAAGTCAGAATCAATGGCTTGGAGGTACGTCGTCCAACTAATGAAGTGTCTGATGTGATTCCAGGGTTGGAGTTTAGCCTGAATCGGGCCAGCCCAGATGAGATTATCAATTTTTCCATTACCGAAGATAAGGCCACTGGTGAACAGGCCGTCAGAGACTTTGTTGACGGGTTTAATGACTTTTTTAAATTTGCTTCAACACTCACCGGCTACTCACGTGATGAAGACAATCAACTAGTGCGTGGTGATCTGGCAACTGATTCAATAGCCAAAAGTATGGTTACCCGTATGCGTGATATTTTGGTTTCCGCGGTGCCGGGTGTTCAGGGTGACCAGGCCTCTTTGGCTATGCTGGGAATTCAAACTGAGAGGGATGGCACTTTATCGATTGATGAGGAGGTTTTCTCGAAAGCATTGAGTGATAATTTTGAATTGCTTGGCAGTATTTTTGCGACTGAGGTAAGTAGCTCATCTGCACTGGTAGAAGCCAAATTAGGCAGTTACGGAGGCTCAGCCCAGCCGGGTCAGTATGATATTCAGATTACCACTCAGCCTGCCAAAGGCTCGCTGATGGCGGGCGGGTTGGATGCCGGTCTGGTCTTTCCGCTGGATACCGGCACGGGTGACTTTAGCTTTAAAATGCGTATTAATGGTGTGGAATCTGGCTTGATTAGTTTGCCTCAAAATCAACAATACGATTCTGCTGATGCGTTGGCTATAGAGTTACAAACGCTGATTAATGCTGATGCGAGTATACAGCAAGGGCGTGCCCAGGTGGATGTGAGCTACAATACCACTGATAATCGTTTTGAGTTTGTGTCACGTGAATATGGTGCTGTTTCTAACGTCGGTATCACTGAAGCCAGCACGGCGATGGATGCGTTAGGCATGGGGCAGCAAAATGGTGTGGCTGGCCGAGATGTGGCGGGTACTATTAACGGTGTTGCCGGTTTTGGCGCAGGTAATATATTGCTGCCAGACCTGAATTCCCCAGCCTATGGTTTGAACTTTAGCGTTGCACCCGGAGTGACCGAGGCGACTGTCGATTATTCCCGCGGTCTTTCCGGTGAATTAAATCGCCTGGCTCAGGATTTTCTGGCCAAAGATGGTGCAGTGAGCACCCGTGAGACCACTTTAAACAAGCAGATTGAAGGGATTGCAAGTGATCGTGAGCGTTTGGATGATCGTATGGAGAAGCGTTTCTTGCAGCTGCAGTCGCAGTTCCAGGCAATGGAGCGGATTATTTCCAGTTTCCAAGCGACAGGAGATCAGTTGGATGGTATTTTGGATCGCTTGCCATTCACCGCTCAAAACTGA
- the efp gene encoding elongation factor P produces the protein MANYSANQFKNGLKVMLDGDPCNMLDVEFVKPGKGQAFTRVKLRNLITGRVWERTFKSNESIEGADVMDTDMEYLYGDGEMWHFMDQNTFEQVAADKNAVGDAAKWLKEQDKITVTLWNDNPIAVSPPNFVELEVIETDPGVKGDTAQGGSKPATLSTGAVVRVPLFIEIGEVLRIDTRSGEYVSRA, from the coding sequence ATGGCTAACTATTCTGCGAATCAGTTCAAAAACGGTCTTAAAGTGATGCTGGATGGCGATCCTTGTAACATGCTGGATGTCGAATTTGTTAAACCGGGTAAAGGTCAGGCGTTTACCCGGGTGAAGTTACGTAACCTGATCACCGGCCGGGTGTGGGAACGTACCTTTAAATCTAATGAATCGATTGAAGGCGCGGATGTCATGGATACGGATATGGAGTATCTCTATGGTGACGGTGAAATGTGGCACTTCATGGATCAGAACACCTTTGAACAGGTGGCGGCTGATAAAAATGCGGTGGGTGATGCGGCCAAGTGGCTGAAAGAGCAAGATAAGATTACTGTGACTCTGTGGAACGATAATCCTATCGCCGTTAGCCCGCCCAATTTTGTAGAGCTGGAAGTGATCGAAACAGACCCAGGTGTTAAAGGCGATACCGCACAGGGTGGTTCAAAGCCCGCTACGCTAAGCACGGGTGCGGTCGTGCGTGTGCCTTTGTTCATTGAGATAGGCGAAGTGCTGCGTATCGATACCCGTTCCGGCGAATATGTCAGCCGTGCCTGA
- the fliS gene encoding flagellar export chaperone FliS, translating to MMLNALKQYKSVDLQATVQSASPHKLISMLLSGAMEAFAKGKGAAERKDIEARAKHLNKAMEIVIGLKSSLDMDQGGEVSENLDRLYDYILVHTLTASRDNDPEQIQELINLLLEVKQGWDEMPLDYRD from the coding sequence ATGATGTTAAATGCGCTAAAACAATATAAATCTGTGGATCTGCAGGCAACAGTCCAGTCTGCTTCTCCGCATAAACTGATTTCGATGTTGCTCTCTGGTGCAATGGAAGCCTTCGCTAAAGGAAAAGGTGCTGCTGAACGCAAGGATATAGAGGCGCGTGCCAAGCACCTTAATAAAGCCATGGAGATTGTTATAGGTTTGAAAAGCTCTCTGGATATGGATCAGGGCGGGGAAGTGTCAGAAAATCTGGATCGTCTGTATGACTATATTTTAGTTCATACTCTGACTGCCAGTCGTGATAATGATCCGGAACAGATCCAGGAGTTGATCAACCTGTTGTTGGAAGTGAAGCAAGGCTGGGATGAGATGCCGCTAGACTATCGAGACTGA